A genomic stretch from Flavobacterium humidisoli includes:
- a CDS encoding DUF1810 domain-containing protein: MAYNTNGLLRFLDAQNKLYLTALDEIKKGKKESPWMWFIFPQIKGMGSSDNSKFYEIKNADEAIAFLEHPILGKHLIEITSELVKKEENVSDIFESLDVEKLQSCMTLFASVQNTESVFQEVLHKHFDGSSDFHTLQLLYSNL, encoded by the coding sequence ATGGCTTACAATACTAATGGATTACTTCGGTTTTTAGATGCTCAAAACAAATTGTATTTAACAGCTCTAGACGAAATCAAAAAGGGTAAAAAAGAATCTCCTTGGATGTGGTTTATTTTTCCACAGATAAAAGGAATGGGTTCGAGCGATAACTCCAAATTTTACGAAATCAAAAATGCCGATGAGGCAATTGCTTTTCTTGAGCATCCAATTTTAGGAAAACATCTTATAGAAATTACTTCAGAACTTGTCAAAAAAGAAGAAAATGTTTCGGATATTTTTGAAAGCCTTGATGTAGAAAAACTTCAATCATGTATGACTTTGTTTGCCAGCGTTCAAAACACAGAATCTGTTTTTCAGGAAGTACTTCATAAGCATTTTGATGGCTCATCCGATTTTCACACGTTGCAATTATTGTATAGCAATTTATAG